One window of the Pseudomonadales bacterium genome contains the following:
- a CDS encoding S-(hydroxymethyl)glutathione dehydrogenase/class III alcohol dehydrogenase, with protein MKTTAAVAWQANAPLEIEELDLEGPKAGEVLVRLVATGVCHTDAFTLSGDDPEGIFPCVLGHEGAGIVEEVGAGVTSVAVGDHVIPLYTPECGECKFCRSGKTNLCQAIRETQGKGVMPDGSSRFSKNGKPVFHFMGTSTFSEYTVLPEIAVAKVNKAAPLDKVCLLGCGISTGIGAVINTAKVEPGSTVAIFGLGGVGLSAVQGAAMAKAERIIVVDINEDKFEMARLMGATDCVNPKNYDLPIQDVIVELTGGGVDYSFECIGNVNTMRQALECCHKGWGESTIIGVAGSGQEIATRPFQLVTGRVWRGSAFGGVKGRSQLPDYVEQYMAGEIKIDEMVTYTMGLEDINKAFDLMHQGKSIRSVILY; from the coding sequence ATGAAAACCACAGCGGCTGTTGCATGGCAGGCGAATGCGCCACTTGAAATCGAAGAACTAGACTTAGAGGGGCCAAAAGCTGGCGAAGTACTGGTGCGTTTAGTTGCTACCGGGGTTTGTCATACCGACGCTTTTACCCTCAGTGGCGACGACCCTGAAGGTATCTTCCCCTGCGTATTAGGCCATGAGGGTGCCGGCATTGTTGAAGAAGTGGGCGCCGGTGTGACTTCGGTTGCCGTTGGCGATCATGTGATTCCGCTGTATACCCCTGAGTGCGGTGAATGTAAATTTTGCCGCTCGGGCAAAACCAATCTCTGTCAGGCAATTCGAGAAACTCAGGGCAAGGGCGTGATGCCAGACGGCAGCTCGCGTTTCTCAAAAAATGGTAAGCCGGTGTTTCATTTTATGGGCACATCGACGTTTTCAGAATATACCGTATTGCCCGAAATCGCCGTGGCCAAGGTGAATAAGGCTGCGCCGCTTGATAAAGTGTGTTTATTAGGCTGCGGTATCTCTACCGGCATTGGCGCAGTGATCAATACGGCCAAAGTGGAGCCTGGCTCTACGGTGGCGATTTTTGGCTTGGGTGGGGTTGGCCTATCAGCGGTTCAAGGCGCCGCCATGGCGAAAGCTGAGCGCATTATTGTCGTCGATATTAACGAAGATAAGTTTGAGATGGCCCGATTAATGGGTGCAACCGACTGCGTAAACCCGAAAAACTATGACCTACCAATTCAAGATGTCATTGTCGAGCTTACCGGCGGCGGGGTGGATTATTCGTTTGAATGTATAGGCAATGTTAATACCATGCGCCAAGCGTTAGAGTGTTGCCATAAAGGCTGGGGAGAATCGACGATTATCGGCGTAGCCGGTAGCGGGCAAGAAATTGCCACCCGGCCTTTTCAACTGGTCACCGGACGCGTCTGGCGCGGCAGCGCATTTGGCGGCGTTAAAGGGCGTAGCCAGCTACCAGACTATGTTGAGCAATATATGGCTGGCGAGATAAAAATCGATGAGATGGTCACCTATACCATGGGGCTTGAAGACATCAATAAGGCATTCGACTTGATGCACCAAGGCAAAAGCATTCGCAGCGTTATTTTATATTAA
- the fghA gene encoding S-formylglutathione hydrolase — MLELISENKQHGGWHRRFRHHSEVNHCDMQFAMYIPGSVTLQAQTPCLYFLSGLTCTDENVMQKSGIQLYAAQHGIVIIAPDTSPRGEQVANDAAYDLGQGAGFYLNATEAPWSSHYHMYDYIVTELPALLKAEFGIGDNCSISGHSMGGHGALHIALKNPQRYRAISAFSPIVNPVNCAWGKKAFSQYLGDQQDSWLAYDSCHLMAHYADDAPRLPILIDQGGDDEFLAEQLLPQNFVAAAEANHYALRYREHAGYDHSYFFISSFIGEHIAFHAEHLKP, encoded by the coding sequence ATGTTAGAGTTAATTAGCGAAAACAAGCAGCACGGCGGCTGGCATCGTCGCTTTCGTCACCATTCTGAAGTTAACCACTGCGATATGCAGTTTGCGATGTATATTCCTGGCAGCGTCACGCTGCAGGCACAAACTCCATGCCTATATTTTTTATCAGGCCTTACCTGCACCGATGAGAATGTGATGCAAAAATCTGGCATCCAGCTGTATGCGGCGCAGCACGGCATCGTGATTATCGCACCCGATACCAGCCCGCGCGGCGAGCAGGTGGCTAATGATGCAGCCTATGACTTAGGTCAGGGCGCTGGGTTTTATCTAAACGCCACCGAAGCACCGTGGTCAAGCCATTATCACATGTACGACTATATTGTCACTGAATTACCGGCACTGCTGAAGGCAGAGTTTGGTATTGGCGATAACTGCAGCATTAGTGGCCACTCGATGGGCGGCCACGGCGCACTGCACATTGCGTTAAAAAATCCTCAGCGCTACCGCGCCATATCTGCCTTTAGCCCCATCGTGAACCCCGTTAACTGCGCTTGGGGAAAGAAGGCATTTAGTCAGTATTTAGGTGACCAGCAAGACAGCTGGCTGGCCTATGACAGCTGCCACTTGATGGCGCATTATGCTGATGACGCGCCACGGCTACCGATTCTTATTGATCAGGGTGGCGATGATGAGTTTCTGGCAGAGCAATTATTGCCGCAGAATTTCGTCGCGGCAGCCGAGGCTAATCACTATGCCCTACGCTATCGTGAACACGCTGGCTATGATCATAGTTATTTCTTTATCAGTAGCTTTATTGGCGAGCATATCGCCTTTCACGCTGAGCATCTGAAGCCCTAG